The Streptococcus sp. S5 genome contains a region encoding:
- a CDS encoding glycoside hydrolase family 125 protein, with translation MTYSKEIVREWLDQVAERAKEYPEWVDVFERCYTDTLDNTVEILEDGSTFVLTGDIPAMWLRDSTAQLRPYLHVAKRDPQLRQTIAGLVKRQMTLILKDPYANSFNIEENWKGHHETDHTDLNGWIWERKYEVDSLCYPLQLAYLLWKETGETSQFDETFVTATKEILHLWTVEQDHNNSPYRFVRDTDRKEDTLVNDGFGPDFAVTGMTWSAFRPSDDCCQYSYLIPSNMFAVVVLGYVQEIFADLNLADSESIIADAKRLQAEIQEGIEKYAYTTNSKGEKIYAFEVDGLGNASIMDDPNVPSLLAAPHLGYCDIDDEVYQATRRTILSPENPYFYEGKYASGLGSSHTFYRYIWPIALSIQGLTTTDKAEKKHLLDQLVACDGGTGVMHESFHVDDPTKYSREWFSWANMMFCELVLDYLDIR, from the coding sequence ATGACCTATTCAAAAGAAATTGTGCGAGAATGGTTGGATCAAGTGGCTGAGCGAGCTAAGGAGTACCCTGAGTGGGTGGATGTCTTTGAACGTTGTTATACAGACACTTTGGATAATACAGTTGAAATTTTAGAAGACGGTTCAACCTTTGTGTTAACAGGGGATATCCCAGCTATGTGGTTGCGTGACTCAACGGCTCAATTGAGGCCTTATCTTCATGTGGCTAAAAGAGATCCCCAATTGCGCCAGACCATTGCTGGTTTGGTCAAACGTCAGATGACCTTGATTCTCAAGGATCCTTATGCCAACTCTTTTAATATTGAGGAGAACTGGAAGGGTCACCACGAGACCGACCATACCGATTTGAATGGCTGGATTTGGGAGCGCAAGTATGAAGTGGATTCGCTTTGCTACCCCTTGCAACTGGCTTATCTTCTTTGGAAGGAAACTGGTGAGACTAGCCAATTTGATGAAACCTTTGTCACAGCGACCAAGGAAATCCTTCATCTCTGGACAGTGGAGCAAGACCACAATAACTCACCATACCGTTTCGTCCGTGATACCGATCGTAAGGAAGATACCTTGGTAAATGATGGCTTTGGGCCAGATTTTGCTGTGACAGGAATGACCTGGTCAGCTTTCCGTCCAAGCGATGACTGCTGTCAGTATAGCTACTTGATTCCGTCCAATATGTTTGCAGTGGTTGTCTTGGGCTATGTGCAAGAAATCTTTGCAGACTTGAATCTAGCCGATAGTGAAAGCATCATTGCTGATGCCAAACGCCTGCAAGCTGAGATTCAAGAAGGGATCGAAAAATACGCTTACACGACTAACAGCAAGGGCGAGAAAATCTATGCCTTTGAGGTAGACGGTTTGGGAAATGCTAGCATCATGGATGACCCTAACGTACCAAGTTTGTTGGCGGCTCCCCATCTGGGCTATTGCGACATCGACGATGAAGTCTACCAAGCTACTCGTCGGACGATTTTGAGTCCTGAAAATCCCTACTTCTATGAAGGGAAGTACGCAAGTGGGCTCGGAAGTTCTCATACCTTTTATCGCTATATCTGGCCGATTGCTTTATCCATTCAAGGATTGACAACGACAGATAAAGCTGAGAAAAAACATTTGTTGGACCAGTTGGTTGCCTGCGATGGAGGTACGGGCGTCATGCACGAAAGTTTCCATGTAGATGATCCAACTAAATACTCGCGTGAATGGTTCTCTTGGGCCAACATGATGTTCTGTGAATTAGTCTTGGATTACTTGGATATTCGCTAA
- a CDS encoding DUF6287 domain-containing protein, which yields MKKVGAILVSLLSVVLLVACSQQGTSKKSTTSSSQTTTSSEVKKTAASSSEVKEKEKKEEKKEVKKMDLEAIANGDYSSIAGVWQDDKGNKLVFNDKGLVSQELEGYGASLTDYGTASEGIYGGRDGGFLLEYIPAGVTIGDQVDDQGQVVFKDTSDASKNRLWSGVGIASFGEQGSIYYHVGDE from the coding sequence ATGAAAAAAGTTGGTGCAATTCTTGTGAGTCTTCTCAGTGTGGTCCTGTTGGTAGCTTGTTCGCAACAGGGAACGAGCAAAAAATCAACCACTTCTTCTAGTCAAACGACGACCTCTTCTGAAGTCAAAAAGACGGCTGCTTCTAGTTCGGAAGTGAAGGAGAAAGAAAAAAAAGAAGAGAAAAAAGAAGTGAAGAAAATGGATCTTGAGGCTATTGCCAATGGAGATTACAGCAGTATTGCTGGGGTCTGGCAAGATGATAAAGGAAACAAGCTAGTCTTTAACGACAAAGGGTTGGTCTCACAAGAGTTAGAGGGCTATGGAGCTTCTTTGACGGATTATGGAACCGCCTCAGAAGGCATTTATGGTGGTCGTGATGGGGGCTTCTTGTTGGAGTATATTCCTGCGGGAGTAACCATTGGTGATCAGGTCGACGATCAAGGACAAGTCGTCTTTAAGGATACATCAGATGCCTCTAAAAACCGCTTGTGGTCTGGTGTTGGTATCGCTAGTTTTGGGGAACAAGGCTCGATCTACTATCATGTAGGAGATGAATAA